AACAGAACGTTCGTTTGTCAGTTTGTAGCACTCATTATCTCAGTAGACAGATTTTAATTCTGTCACTGGGTGCGTGATAGCTTCTACTAATAGACATAAATATTCTTCGAAAAGAGCAGTCGCcaaaaaatgaatgaatacaaATACAGAATACAGATTTAGAGATCACTAgtagaattgttttttttctgtcaCTGGGTTTCTGATAACTGCACCCAAAGACATTCCAACATTGCAGAAGATACTAGGAGATTATCTCAAGaactaaataagtttttaacgaaaatgtcattttttcacaaacttttttatttgttatcaaagagatcttattgcattcaatgcgtgactaaaaaaaaatatgtccgtCCGTAATAAACTGTTAAGAAGTTTCCAGGTCTgaagccgttcctgggtgtaCTATCTGGTcacgcttatcataataatgcattggaatccaaactaaacgtgtgtacaaaatttcagctcaatctgttgaagatatctgcttcaaaatggCGTCGCAAGATGGCGTCCACTCGAGACATAGTTACttgcaaattaaatgaaaccttgtaaaaaagaaaataagcgCTATTCTTTGGTAGGtccatgaaaaatattacttattagattattaattttcttaaaacacACATGTAAGATTGTGTGGTGCGCAGATTCTCCCTAATTGGCTTAGTCTGTGACAAGGGGTGATCACATGTCAAAAAATGGAATGCCAGGGCGGGATTTGGGGGTGAAATGGATTGCGTTGGCGCaacaaagaatttaaattggttttgtttttgaatatatttttcgtttttaatgtaacacttttatgttttaacgttttatttttttattttcatctcgGAACTCTTTCATTCTGTTTGTCTATTATTTTGGTTCTTGATAATGTCTTGTCATGGTCTTGTATGTGGAACTGAAAGATTGgtagattatattctaatgtgtaaagattaaaataaattttaatctcctatttatctattaagatagatctgtaattaattataggaTCCCCAAATATTTTGGGGATTTACGCTCCGGTACCGGATTCCCCTTCATCCTACAGCCGCACTTTGAAGATATTCTCTTTCCCTAAGTTTCCTTGATGTCTGGCTGATTTGGAGGATTAAAGGAAGTGGTGTTTTTGTTTAGAGACCTTTTTATCAATCGGGatgtgttaatattttgttacccaCCTATTTAACGGTATTCTTCCATTTccttttaattacattttctaaaattaaagtctgtcatttttgtaacgaagtcatttttgttatcttttccttttctttatctttttaGAATAAATGTGACATTTGGCGCCCGACGACAGGAATATTCACTCCCGATTGCGTAATTTGGTTTTTTTCCTGCATTTAATAGTTATCGCTGATGTTGGTTTTAAACggttttagtttttacttaattattctGTATGTAACTTGTGCACTTCCAAATGTTGTATGCTCTTGaattggttatttattttaagtttatttaattttacctacttgcatacatacttaatttGCCATTATGTCTTAccctattaaatatttttcacttcaaaaagcTGAACTTCAATACGAAGTTCAGTTACGTGGTGGTAGTGGTGATTCAGTGCAAGAATTACGAAAACTAATTTCGGAATTATCACTGTCTTTACCATCAGAAGACATTCTTGAATCTCATCTTGAATCGGGACTTGATTTAAAAGAGGTAAAAGAATCTCTTTTGAAGTCTCAAACTAATTTAGGTGCTCTTAGTAagcattttgataaaaacttatatGTAAGAACCGAAACATTGCTACACCATATTTATCATCGTCTTAATAGAATTAGAAGCGCAGAAGCGGAGCTcgatgtttataaaatttgtgtttCTAATCTTAAAAGTCAACTCAATGAATTAGCTTCCTATAAACAAAGTACTTCTCATGCAAGTACTACCTCTGTAGTTAGTGAGGGTATATCTGTTACTACTGCTACGCCTATTgtttgtgacaaaaatttatattcagatttatctaagttaaaatattctgGATCATCTTGTGTgcattcatttattcagaaagtTGATGAGTTCGTTCAATCCAGAGGAATAtcctttgataaaattttatcactcGCATTTGAAATCTTTGTTGATGATGCTTTGCATTGGTACagatataataaagataaagttAAGTCTTGGCAAGAGTTGTGTGTTTTGCTCAAGGAAGATTTCTGTAGTAAAGACTATGATTACCGCTTAGCTGCTGAAATTCGTTCTCGTACGCAGGGTGAAcgcgaaaatataattgtctATATCTCTATTATGCATGGTTTATTCGCTCGTCTTTCGAAACCGGTCTCAATGGAAGAAAAGTTAGACATTCTTTTACATAACATACGTCCTTGTTATGCTAATACTATCGCGGCTTCACCGGAGATTAAGACTATTGATGAATTGATATCTATATGTcgtaattatgaaaatattcagtCTAGATTCTCTTCTTTTCACGAACCTCCTTCCATAACTACCGGTACTATTGCTCCTGAATTcgcttataattataattcttcttttcctaaatttgataaatttaaaaataatcaatatggtaaattcaattcatttaaTAAGTCTTACACAATTACTAAtggtaataaagttaattctATTGACGCAACTCAAACATCTAAAAACGAAGTGGCTGCTCTATGTACTGAGTCTTCTGGATTTGTGTATTGTCCAAGATGTAGGTCTAACTCACACTCACTTGGAGTTTGCAAGCAACCTcgatttttgatttgttttaaatgtggTAAAAAGGATGTTCGCTACCCGGAATGTCCAAATTGTCATAAAATGGAACAAATTAATAAGGTTAAGTCAAAAAACTAGACAAGTTCGATTGGAGTGATCGTTCAAAGGAATGGGAAAGTTGGCTTACTTTTATTAGACAATTTTCTGCTTTTAATTCCGTTGCTTCAATCGATAacaattgtctaaataaagCTAGACCTTATGTAACTATAAGCATTCTTAATGAGTCGTTTACAGGGCTACTTGATACAGGTTCTTGTGTAACTATTTTAGGGAATGGGTCTCATTCAAAGTTAATTGATATGGGATTCCAATTGATTGAGACTGATAATACTCAATTCGTTGGTGCTGGTGGACATAAATTAAGTTCAATTGGTCAAATGGCACTTCctatactatttaaaaatcagtGTCATCAATTGTTTGTGCATGTAGTTCCTGATATTCAATATTCCCTCATATTGGGTATAGATTTCTGGCGTACCTTTGGTCTTTTTCCAAAATATCTAGATGCTGTAAATTTTGTTAAGGATTCTGAAACtgttaataatatagattttaaaactaaGGGTACATCTGTTTTGTATTCTTATGATCATCTTACAGTTGAACAAAGGAATACAGTTGATGATCTTATTAAGCAATTTCGCGATATCTCTTATGAAGAAAAAGGCCTAGGTCGTACTTCATTAATACAACATACAATTGATACTGGGGATGCTGCCCCCATACGTCAACGTTATTATCGCATGTCACCGGAGAAACAgcgaattattattaaacaactGGATGACATGCTTAAAGACGATGTTATAGAGCCTTGTGAGAGTCCTTGGTCTTCTCCTGTACTTCTTACCCCTAAAAAGAATGGTGAATTGAGATTCTGCCTGGAcagtagaaaattaaattcaataactAGAAGAGATGCATACAGTTTACCATATATTTCTGAGATTCTAGATAACTTACGCGATGCTAAATTTTTAAGTAGCATTGATTTATCTAAAAGTTTTTGGCAGATTTTAATAAGCAAGGAAGATCGTTGTAAGATTGCTTTCTATATTCCTTCTCGTGGTACGTTTCAATTTAAGTCTATGCCTTTTGGTTTAACTAATGCTCCAGCTACACAACAAAGGTTAGtagattttcttttctatGGACCTGAATTCGAACataaagtatttgtttatatcGACGACATTATAATAGTTTCTGAATCATTTGAACATCATATCTTTCTTCTGAACAAAGTCTTACAAAAACTCAAATTAGCCAATTTAACTATAAATTCTgagaaaagtaattttttcagaCAAGAGCTAAAATATTTGGGATATGTTGTAGATTCCAATGGTTTGCGTGCTGATcctgataaaattaattctatcCTTAATTACCCAACTCCATCAAACCGTAAAGAAGTTCGTCGATTCATTGGTACTGCTTCATGGTATCGTCGATTCATTCCTAATTTCAGTCAACTAGCCTCTCCCCTGAATAAACTAACATCTCAAGGTAAGAAGGCTCCTCCATTTGTCTGGTCAAAGGAAGCTGATGTTGCTTTTACTCGTTTAAAAGGATTTTTGGTTTCAGCACCTATTCTTTCTTGTCCAGATTACTCTAAACCTTTCGAGGTTCATACCGATGCTAGTGATCATGGTTTAGGCGCAGTACTAACTCAGACTCTAGGTAGCGAGGAAAAAGTAATTGCTTACATGAGCAAATCTTTAAGTAAACAAGAACGCAATTACAGCGCTACTGAACGCGAAGCTTTAGCAGTTCTGTCCGCGATTGAACATTGGCGTTGTTATTTAGAGAACGGATTAAAATTTACTGTCTTTACTGACCATTCTTCACTAAAAtggtttttaaatcttaataatcCTACTGGGAGACTAGCTCGCTGGGGTGTCCGTCTTTCcgttttcaattttgaaattaagcACCGTAAAGGCAAGGATAATATTGTTCCCGATAGTTTATCACGATCCGTACCTGTAGTTGCTATTGATTTATCTAACAATGGATCGAATGAGCCGGTTCTTAAAACTACTGACTCttggttcttagatatttaCAATGGTTGTTTACATTCTCCAAcaagttttgttaattatcGTGTTCTAAATGGTAAACTATACCGttatattaaatctattaatCCTCTTGCTAGGGAATTTGAGTGGAAAGAGGTTATTCCTTTAGAGTATCGCCAAGACATAATTTTTAGTAATCATTGTGAAGCGAGCTCTGGtcattttggtatttttaaaacttataaacgCATatctttgaattatttttggcCTAGTATGCAAAAAGACGTTAGTAATTTTGTAACCTGTTgtgatgtatgtttgtcttaTAAATATCCGAATCATGCTACTTTAGGAGCTATGGGACGTCCAAAGAATTGTAGTCGCCCTTTTCAAATGATTAGTGTTGACCTCGTTGGTCCTTTACCTATATCTAGAAAacagaatacatttttattggtCATAACTTGctgtttttctaaatatacgATGATATTTCCAATACGTCGTGCAACAGctgatataatatgtaatattttggaAGATAAAATATTCCTTGTTCATGGTATACCTAGTACCATAATAATGGATAATGGTAAACAATTTATCAGTAACACgttgaaaaaattattttctacttataaaatacctaatatttattacactcCTTTCTATACTCCGCAAGTTAATATGGTTGAAcggtataataaaactgtagttACAGCTATTTCTACATTTATAGATAACGACCACAGGTCATGGGATACTCAGATTCCAAAAATTCAATTTGCTATAAATAGTGCTGTTAATGAGGTAACAGGCTATTCACCatcatttttagtttttggtCGTGAACTGGTGTCTTGTGGTTCTCATTATTCAGATGCCGACCTGGAAGGTCATATTGTATTCACACCACGCGATGCTTACGCGGAAAATTTTGGTTACttgagtaaaatttttgataaggTCTATGCCTCCTTGATTAAAGCTCACGCAAGAaatagtacttattataatcttCGTCGAAAGAACATAGATTTCAATGTGGGTGATATTATTTGGAGGAAAACATTTTACCAAAGCGATAAGGGTaatagattttgtaaaaaactagcacctaagtttataaaatgtcGCATAATCGGAAAAAAATCGAAGTTGGTTTATGAATTGGAGGATATGTGTGGTAATAAATTAGGATCTTGGCATGttaaagattttaagttaactTAAATGTTAAGTAGcggattttattatgaaaaatccTTACCTAAAAAGGGGGGTATGTAacacttttatgttttaacgttttatttttttattttcatctcgGAACTCTTTCATTCTGTTTGTCTATTATTTTGGTTCTTGATAATGTCTTGTCATGGTCTTGTATGTGGAACTGAAAGATTGgtagattatattctaatgtgtaaagattaaaataaattttaatctcctatttatctattaagatagatctgtaattaattataggaTCCCCAAATATTTTGGGGATTTACGCTCCGGTACCGGATTCCCCTTCATCCTACAGCCGCACTTTGAAGATATTCTCTTTCCCTAAGTTTCCTTGATGTCTGGCTGATTTGGAGGATTAAAGGAAGTGGTGTTTTTGTTTAGAGACCTTTTTATCAATCGGGatgtgttaatattttgttacccaCCTATTTAACGGTATTCTTCCATTTccttttaattacattttctaaaattaaagtctgtcatttttgtaacgaagtcatttttgttatcttttccttttctttatctttttagaataaatgtgacattaattaatacttttttaaatgctgCCAAGCAAATGtaggttatataaatatattaaaagataAGTGCacgtatttacaaaatttatataatttatttatttacataatttgatttatatctAATTCCCATAATTCTAGTTTATCtcataagtaatttaatttgtctcGTCGGTTTTTTGTATATGCATTGAACGAAGCAGTGGTGTAAGACGtaggtatatttgttaattgacgtccttggagaaaaggccgcggtgaagtttgttgcgccgcttcttcttcacctgcgctttggaagccggcagtggacttagtttaagtaattttttgacgtcaatatgtgatgtatatcatcctgaattgaataaagaattttgaatttgaatttgttatgGTTACTGTACTTGGGACGCAATGAGGCACACGATTAAGGTGGCAACGTTAATTCGAGACTGATGACAGACAAAGTTGAACATGGAAAATTAATCTGTCTACATTGCAGTTacgacgcccgcctgtggattgaaaggttccaggttcgaatcctaatcgtgccaaatgagtttgtatacaaccACACCACCagcgtgaggaaacctgcaaagGAAATGAAACGAAATGAAAGACGAAACTCGTTGTGagttcattattaatttgtgtgtgaaatggagaaggcaatggcaaaccactccattaataatgccaagaaagttgtgtgtttatttcattccacgtaatgaccacgaccctcagccatgaggaatacgactgtgaagaGAAGACACACTgtgtttttatcattttagtaaataaataaacaagtttcgTACATACtaatgaacttaaactgtcaaccagtgtgcaggtttcctcacgatgttttccttcgccggaagcaagtggtggtctatgaaaactacttatacatgagtcagattggtatacaaactcgtgtggcacgagtaggattcgaacctgggaactttcaatcaaaatcaaaatcaaatcatttattcagaaattaggccttcacaggcactttttcacgtcatattctaaattaaattatatttaccaaagctacaaactattatcatttcggaacgaccactgctgagaagaaatgtcgaaagaaactcatttaaacagtgtcggtccctattatgccagaggGGCCACAAGTATCACAGGCGCGCTTACTTAACCAcacacattataataaaataaattttcaaattcaaattcaaaattctttattcaatttaggatgatatacatcacttattgacgtcaaaaaaattacttaaactaagtctactgccgacttccaaagcgcaagtgaagaagaagcggcgcaacaaacttcaacaaataataatctcACATCTCCTTTTACCGTTAATCTAGTTCTTGCACGTAACATAGAATGATCTAGACTTGATCTAGACTGAGTCTAAACTGGATCAGGCACAGAATTAGGTGTCAGACTGGAATGTTAAAcattttcgttttaaaatgCGTTTTCAGTAATTGATAGTGAGTCGAAAAGTTTagacttaaaataaatttataatcaaacacactatatttaataatattagcatatttttaaccccagatgcaaaaagagggatgttacaagtttgaccgctaaatGTGTTCGTCTATCTGTGTACGTGGatgcagatttttttatttgatagctaatttttatgcggtggttcttagatataattgatcaaaatcggttcagccgatCAAATACGAAATGAATATAGAAagtcggtttttttttaaatatttgtctaacaaataaacttatttaaccATCGACAACAGAAAGAGCAGAATTTAAGTATAAcatgtctgtgtatctgtatgtctgtccgtggcaccgtggcagccaaacggctgaaccgattttggtatagtttttgaaaataacaataataatgagatgaaaaaattcggAAACctagcgggaattgaacccgcgcccccgtctatccgggacagtgctcttgaccactgagccaTCGAGATCATGCCAGcacggctgaattaattcatctcttcgCGTCTCtcgccgacgtacagtattttcttTAGAGAGAATAGTATATAGCAGTGAATTTTCCCTTtattagtgcatctcgtgtatccttcgatataacaagtgtttccAGTGCAGTTTTGTtgataatttctctttaaaaaattcatttagcttccgtgaacgccatacttaggcgctagcacataaataattcactaaatttttttctcgccatcccttgatcgtctttaaTTGTAGTTCtgtttacttacctgtctcccggctccctgtgaagtttcgtcgcattCCGTTGCACTTTTgctgcattttcacctgtaacatagaaatttttcatacaaattttattaaaatcacacttttttgtcttttctccaaattttttctatcggaccctcgctagcttgttgcaccatcttatcaggctaacggaggcgcatcttttgacgcctcacacgtctcgataggggACCACCCGTTAACTAATCAACATACCCCACTGTTACAAGTAAGAAATTATGTTGTTTGAAAATACTCAAGCATCTATTTAAATGggtttgttatacatgtcatttttattgagAATTTTCTTAGAATTTCTTAGATGTTAGCTTAATATGtttgcttgcctctgaaccgagaggtcccgggttcgatccccggtcggggtcatgatggaaaatgatctttatctgattggcccgggtcttggatgtttatctgtatatgtatttgttataaaatatagtatcgttgagttggtatcccataacacaagtctcgaacttactttggggctagctcaatctgtgtgattatgtcctaatatatttatttatttatatattttacagccATATATGAAATAGATCGTAAGAAACATTATAGCCAATGTTACATTGCTTACTTTCAATGTGAAATCAGCGTCGCTACAAGACAAAACGGGAAATGTACGCCGATCGATATTCGTGGCTTCGTATCAAGTTCGTAGACTATTGTAGCACTGCTACGACGTTCTGAACCCCTATTTTTCTTgcatcttactaatattacaaatgcgaaagtttgtgaggatgtaggtgtgtatgtttgttactctttcacgcaaaatctactggacggattgttatgaaatttggtacacgggtagattatataacttggaatattattgtgtatgggactttttgactttttattgtgaaaatccttcaaaataatataattttttattaaaattaggccttcacgggcactttttcacgtcatattctaaattaaataatatttaccaaagctacaagctaatgacatttcggaacgaccattgctgagaagaaatgtcgagggaaaaaacaaacttattcaaacagtgttggt
This sequence is a window from Plodia interpunctella isolate USDA-ARS_2022_Savannah chromosome 29, ilPloInte3.2, whole genome shotgun sequence. Protein-coding genes within it:
- the LOC128682261 gene encoding uncharacterized protein LOC128682261; this encodes MSYPIKYFSLQKAELQYEVQLRGGSGDSVQELRKLISELSLSLPSEDILESHLESGLDLKEVKESLLKSQTNLGALSKHFDKNLYVRTETLLHHIYHRLNRIRSAEAELDVYKICVSNLKSQLNELASYKQSTSHASTTSVVSEGISVTTATPIVCDKNLYSDLSKLKYSGSSCVHSFIQKVDEFVQSRGISFDKILSLAFEIFVDDALHWYRYNKDKVKSWQELCVLLKEDFCSKDYDYRLAAEIRSRTQGERENIIVYISIMHGLFARLSKPVSMEEKLDILLHNIRPCYANTIAASPEIKTIDELISICRNYENIQSRFSSFHEPPSITTGTIAPEFAYNYNSSFPKFDKFKNNQYGKFNSFNKSYTITNGNKVNSIDATQTSKNEVAALCTESSGFVYCPRCRSNSHSLGVCKQPRFLICFKCGKKDVRYPECPNCHKMEQINKVKSKN